One window from the genome of Dyadobacter sp. CECT 9275 encodes:
- a CDS encoding glycosyltransferase family 2 protein yields MKVSVCVPTYNHEKYIAQMLEGALSQQTNFPFEIVIGDDASTDQTAEIIRQYEAAYPGRIRAFLHEVNQGPAEPREFAGRNNVLGLIKACCGQYVAMCEGDDYWTDPFKLQKQVDFLDSHPDFYICHHNMLVIYEDGSPSHLFNAEDQKLTSSIADILADKWFMATASWLYRNHFLDHDFAPWHASAAAGDWAIMIQLAAQGGIGYIPETMGVYRKHHAGLSNVHAQTNIGFVKNRKEMFENVNKWLDYRYDTIISETVARYDQILPPA; encoded by the coding sequence ATGAAGGTTTCGGTTTGCGTCCCTACTTATAATCACGAAAAGTATATTGCCCAGATGCTGGAAGGCGCACTTTCCCAGCAAACAAATTTCCCATTTGAGATTGTGATCGGAGATGACGCCTCTACCGACCAGACAGCCGAAATCATCCGCCAATATGAAGCGGCATACCCGGGCCGCATACGCGCATTTTTGCACGAGGTCAATCAGGGGCCGGCTGAGCCAAGGGAATTTGCAGGAAGAAACAACGTTTTGGGCCTTATAAAAGCCTGCTGCGGCCAGTATGTGGCCATGTGCGAAGGAGATGATTACTGGACGGATCCTTTTAAACTACAAAAACAGGTCGATTTTTTAGATTCCCACCCCGACTTTTACATTTGTCATCACAACATGCTGGTGATTTATGAGGATGGGTCTCCTTCTCATTTATTTAATGCCGAAGATCAGAAACTTACTTCCTCAATAGCCGATATTCTGGCAGACAAATGGTTTATGGCAACCGCCAGCTGGCTTTACCGAAATCATTTCCTGGATCATGATTTTGCACCGTGGCATGCCAGCGCCGCGGCGGGTGACTGGGCCATCATGATACAGCTTGCTGCCCAGGGAGGTATAGGGTATATCCCCGAAACCATGGGGGTTTACCGCAAGCATCATGCGGGGCTAAGTAATGTGCATGCCCAAACAAACATCGGCTTTGTGAAGAACAGGAAAGAAATGTTTGAAAACGTAAATAAATGGCTGGATTACCGATACGACACCATCATTTCCGAAACAGTGGCCAGGTACGACCAGATACTTCCACCCGCATAA
- a CDS encoding glycosyltransferase family 2 protein: MKLSVVIPAYNEEESITHTLTSLHNTLNKYDIPHEICVTNDNSKDGTLAVLQQLSEQIPELVYYTNPGPNGFGYAVRYGLERFSGDCVAVFMADMSDDPEDLVKYYKKMVEGGYDCVFGSRWEKGGQVIDYPALKKVINRVANFIVRMVMGIKYNDTTNAFKLYKRETIEGIKPFLAPHFNLTIELPLKAIVRGYNYAVVPNSWTNRKYGESKLKIKEMGSRYFFILMYCLIEKYFSQGDFMKKDLAPKKEVSR, encoded by the coding sequence ATGAAGCTAAGCGTCGTAATACCAGCTTATAACGAGGAGGAGTCCATTACACACACCCTGACATCGCTGCATAATACGTTAAACAAATACGATATCCCGCATGAGATTTGTGTCACCAATGACAACTCCAAAGACGGGACACTGGCGGTTCTTCAGCAACTTTCCGAGCAAATTCCCGAGCTGGTGTATTATACCAACCCCGGTCCCAACGGTTTTGGGTATGCCGTAAGATATGGCCTGGAACGTTTCAGTGGAGACTGTGTGGCTGTTTTCATGGCCGATATGTCAGACGATCCTGAGGACCTCGTGAAATATTACAAAAAAATGGTAGAAGGCGGCTATGACTGCGTTTTCGGGTCGCGCTGGGAAAAAGGAGGACAGGTTATTGATTACCCCGCACTTAAAAAAGTGATTAACCGGGTCGCTAATTTTATTGTAAGAATGGTAATGGGTATCAAATATAATGATACCACCAATGCTTTTAAGCTTTATAAACGCGAGACGATTGAAGGTATCAAACCGTTTCTTGCACCCCATTTTAACCTGACCATCGAGCTACCCTTGAAAGCAATAGTACGTGGTTATAACTACGCGGTAGTGCCCAACAGCTGGACCAACCGGAAATACGGCGAATCCAAACTTAAAATAAAGGAAATGGGCAGCCGTTACTTTTTCATCCTGATGTACTGCCTGATAGAAAAGTATTTCTCCCAGGGCGATTTTATGAAAAAGGACCTT